A genomic segment from uncultured Desulfuromonas sp. encodes:
- a CDS encoding Fic family protein: MLYFDKSGQVEKLAQQLRGQSPLTDQQLAQQREKDRLALTWSSTALEGNQLTLEETRQVLTHDVAIGGKPLSHHLQILGHSEAFNMLYLLARLDRFETAHICALHQLFSYRLNAELAGKYRTDSVTISETCFMPPTPPEIPAALDQLIQQCDQQRQRNSPLAYAAWLHNQYMAIHPFATANGIVARLLLNLALLQCHYPMVVIDPQQRDDYSSAIRAAHNGDSQPFLNLLSNQLVHAFEQRLTL, encoded by the coding sequence ATGCTTTATTTCGACAAAAGCGGCCAGGTTGAAAAACTGGCGCAACAACTTCGCGGACAATCGCCACTGACAGATCAGCAGCTCGCCCAGCAGCGAGAAAAGGACCGTCTGGCCCTCACCTGGAGCAGTACCGCATTGGAGGGCAATCAACTCACGCTGGAAGAAACCCGCCAAGTGCTCACTCACGATGTTGCCATCGGCGGCAAACCACTGTCACATCATTTGCAGATTCTCGGCCACAGCGAGGCCTTTAACATGCTTTACCTGCTCGCCCGGCTGGATCGCTTCGAAACAGCGCACATCTGCGCCTTGCACCAACTGTTCAGCTACCGACTCAATGCCGAACTGGCCGGGAAATATCGAACAGACAGCGTCACCATCAGCGAAACCTGTTTCATGCCGCCAACTCCGCCGGAAATCCCTGCAGCTCTTGACCAGCTAATCCAACAATGCGACCAGCAGCGGCAACGGAATTCACCCCTGGCTTACGCTGCCTGGCTGCACAATCAGTATATGGCCATCCATCCATTTGCCACAGCCAACGGCATTGTCGCCCGACTACTGCTCAATCTGGCCTTACTGCAGTGCCACTACCCGATGGTGGTGATTGACCCTCAACAACGCGACGATTATTCCAGCGCCATTCGCGCCGCACACAATGGCGACAGCCAACCATTTCTCAATTTATTATCCAACCAGTTAGTTCATGCTTTTGAGCAACGCCTGACCCTCTAA
- a CDS encoding DUF2779 domain-containing protein: MAKTVSMGLSKSLLLKGFQCPKALWLTKRPPEFVLPERPDLEAKFRAGTEVGILAQQLYPGGIEVPYEGLTVPAQLAKTKELIEQGVDVIYEASFSFSAIFVKVDLLVRDGEQWQIHEVKMGTSVKDVNLDDVAIQHYVLNGCGLSISKSFLVHIDNSYVRHGAIDVQQLFCSEEVTTQVKVRLQHIPDGVRELRETLRQLNEPDLGIGPHCTDPFECDFIPYCWQHIPPNSVFDLRGRGINKFDLYRRGVVTFDEIPLDELNAAQRQQVEATLNQQDSLNADGVQAFLDSLWYPLYHLDFETFSAPIPKYDGTRPYQQVPFQYSIHAQQTADGDAQHFEYLAQPNLDPRRELAEQLLSVIPADACILTYNQSFEKGVLRELATRFPDLADALHQRINNIRDLMEPFRKRDLYRWQMQGSYSIKDVLPAMVPELNYKELAIADGSAAMQAYHTMCAMEPGEELDQLRRNLLRYCEMDTWAMVKVLEALVGAVIHHGDTEARRSSKPE; encoded by the coding sequence ATGGCAAAAACGGTCAGCATGGGACTGAGCAAATCGCTGCTGCTCAAAGGCTTTCAATGCCCCAAGGCGTTGTGGCTCACCAAACGGCCACCGGAATTTGTTCTGCCTGAGCGCCCCGATCTGGAAGCCAAGTTCCGGGCCGGTACCGAGGTGGGCATTCTTGCCCAGCAGCTGTATCCCGGTGGCATTGAAGTGCCCTACGAAGGGCTGACCGTCCCGGCCCAACTGGCCAAGACCAAAGAACTGATTGAGCAGGGTGTCGACGTCATTTACGAGGCGTCGTTCTCCTTTTCTGCCATCTTTGTCAAGGTCGACCTGCTGGTGCGTGACGGCGAACAGTGGCAGATTCACGAAGTGAAAATGGGCACCTCGGTCAAGGATGTCAACCTCGATGATGTGGCGATTCAGCACTATGTGTTGAATGGCTGCGGGCTGTCGATTTCCAAGTCGTTCCTCGTCCATATCGACAACAGCTACGTGCGTCACGGCGCGATTGACGTGCAGCAGCTGTTTTGCAGTGAAGAGGTCACCACCCAGGTTAAGGTGCGTCTGCAGCATATCCCCGATGGCGTGCGCGAGCTGCGCGAAACCCTGCGCCAGCTCAACGAGCCGGATCTCGGCATCGGCCCGCACTGCACCGATCCGTTTGAGTGTGATTTCATCCCCTATTGCTGGCAGCACATTCCGCCCAATTCGGTGTTCGATCTGCGCGGGCGCGGCATCAACAAGTTCGACCTCTACCGGCGGGGCGTGGTGACCTTTGACGAGATTCCCCTCGACGAACTCAATGCCGCCCAGCGTCAGCAAGTGGAAGCGACGTTGAATCAGCAGGATTCGCTCAATGCCGACGGTGTGCAGGCGTTTCTCGACAGCCTGTGGTATCCGTTGTATCACCTCGATTTCGAAACCTTCAGCGCGCCGATCCCCAAATATGACGGGACGCGCCCCTATCAGCAGGTGCCGTTTCAATACTCCATCCATGCCCAACAGACGGCCGATGGTGACGCCCAACATTTCGAATATCTGGCCCAGCCCAATCTCGATCCGCGCCGCGAACTGGCCGAGCAGTTGCTGTCGGTGATCCCGGCAGACGCGTGCATCCTCACCTACAATCAGAGCTTCGAAAAAGGGGTGCTTCGCGAGCTGGCCACCCGGTTCCCCGATCTGGCCGACGCCCTCCATCAGCGTATCAACAACATCCGCGACCTGATGGAACCGTTCCGCAAGCGCGACCTGTATCGCTGGCAGATGCAGGGTTCCTACTCGATCAAGGACGTGCTGCCCGCCATGGTGCCGGAGTTGAACTACAAGGAGCTGGCCATCGCCGACGGCTCGGCCGCCATGCAGGCTTATCACACCATGTGCGCCATGGAGCCGGGGGAAGAGCTGGACCAGTTGCGCCGCAATCTGCTGCGCTACTGCGAAATGGACACCTGGGCTATGGTCAAGGTTCTGGAGGCGTTGGTTGGGGCAGTTATTCACCACGGAGACACGGAGGCACGGAGAAGTTCAAAACCAGAGTAA
- a CDS encoding exonuclease SbcCD subunit D — MRFIHTSDIHLGKTYRNAPGETERYQDFFTCLSRIVANAVAERVDALLIGGDLFHVGLILPKTFAKTIETLQPLKDAGIPCIAIEGNHDWIHRRDSISWMEALSQMGYIKLLRPARTDEGGYHFAPFDEESGMGGHVEINGVNIYGLGYIGAQAGSHVERICQAVTTDNNLLLFHVGIWSYSPVEIGNMKPDEAHPLAEMFSYVALGHGHKPYVVKTPEGTPYAYNPGSPERVNFGEEKYDKGYYLVSIEDGHVSAVFKTTTPRPMVVATIDLGGAQHADEAMDAFCCQLQALVAEQMDARRPLLELKLVGKVGFHPFELGRERLRATLDEIARPLHVEIKNHLSLVTSAKENNTAKKSLSEIEQDVLRELVGASSDYQGREEELVKLSLLLRDAVQKGDVDGDELLALLDGENPI; from the coding sequence ATGCGTTTTATCCATACATCCGACATTCACCTTGGCAAAACCTACCGCAATGCGCCCGGCGAAACCGAGCGCTACCAAGACTTTTTCACCTGCCTGAGCCGGATCGTTGCCAATGCCGTGGCCGAACGGGTTGATGCGCTGCTGATCGGCGGTGACCTGTTTCATGTCGGCCTGATTCTGCCCAAGACTTTTGCCAAAACCATTGAGACCCTGCAACCGCTCAAAGATGCGGGCATCCCCTGCATTGCCATCGAGGGCAATCACGACTGGATTCACCGCCGCGACAGCATTTCGTGGATGGAGGCGTTGTCGCAGATGGGCTACATCAAGCTGCTGCGTCCGGCCCGTACCGACGAGGGCGGTTACCACTTTGCGCCCTTTGACGAAGAGAGCGGCATGGGCGGTCACGTTGAAATCAACGGTGTGAATATCTACGGCCTCGGCTATATCGGAGCCCAGGCGGGTAGCCATGTCGAGCGGATCTGTCAGGCCGTGACCACAGACAACAACCTGTTGTTGTTCCATGTCGGTATCTGGAGTTATTCGCCGGTGGAGATCGGCAATATGAAGCCGGACGAAGCCCATCCGTTGGCGGAGATGTTCAGCTACGTGGCGCTGGGGCACGGCCATAAACCCTACGTGGTGAAAACGCCCGAGGGGACGCCCTACGCCTACAATCCCGGGTCACCGGAGCGGGTCAACTTTGGTGAAGAAAAGTACGACAAGGGCTATTACCTCGTCAGCATTGAGGATGGCCACGTCAGCGCCGTGTTTAAAACCACCACGCCACGGCCGATGGTGGTAGCGACCATTGACCTGGGAGGTGCCCAGCATGCCGATGAGGCTATGGATGCTTTCTGCTGTCAGCTGCAAGCGCTTGTCGCCGAGCAGATGGATGCACGCCGCCCCTTGCTGGAATTGAAGCTGGTCGGCAAGGTTGGCTTCCATCCCTTTGAACTGGGTCGCGAGCGCTTGCGTGCTACCCTCGACGAGATCGCCCGGCCTTTGCATGTCGAGATCAAGAACCACCTGTCACTGGTCACCAGTGCAAAAGAGAACAATACCGCCAAGAAAAGCCTCAGTGAAATCGAACAGGATGTGCTGCGTGAGCTGGTTGGCGCGTCGAGTGACTATCAGGGTCGCGAAGAGGAGTTGGTGAAGCTGTCTCTGCTGTTGCGCGATGCGGTGCAAAAGGGCGATGTCGATGGCGATGAGTTGTTGGCGTTACTTGATGGGGAAAACCCGATTTAG
- a CDS encoding TonB-dependent receptor translates to MKKRVAPFVSGIFLAVWLAGASTVAAQTAPPVIEEDAMEVSATALEETRGRQVDLDQAQRNLAMDMADVLRDEPAIQIGGGTRNAQRFYLRGIEASNLNIRIDGASQGRNLFQHRGATGGMDADLLKAVTVETLPSSDQGGGGLGGSITFETLDAQDLATGDRPVGARLKVSHGSVDDAIAGAATGYGLYGNSGLLVHISGVNTEDYTSGDGDEVHGSAGRDRDYFAKFSLVDQAGHSLRLSAEKNENSGLYRWGAGDSSYDDTATLNYQISERQTQVVDYRYTMPSSTLVDVRLNLFHNEQSLENSDNNTETETEGYGGELRNTARFALGVTEHELTVGGDFYQEDGRYESSGSSVGDDNTSETLGLFVQERMTLGRVQLSVGVRYDDYSADFGSETIDGDELSPSAGAKFDLGYGLTLFGGYGEAVRTSGIVPVQWLVSAVDDVTFNQQPGKDSYGKSFEPETSQRYEGGLRFERDNLLRHGDFFEAELTVFRTEIDDLIAQVGGSRGAPVTGFYNDDTIEVNGWELRLAWQLSDFRTSVSYTRARAEDDDGDLIGASVGNRTAATTGDRLMWDTSWQVRPDFSCGYTLDAMAGLDKDDIDRSGYVLHHLQAEWTTSIDGLSVQLAVRNLFDRRYSDQTSVGTDSTAVYEPGRDVRLAMTYHF, encoded by the coding sequence ATGAAAAAACGTGTAGCCCCTTTTGTATCCGGCATCTTCCTTGCCGTCTGGCTGGCCGGTGCTTCAACAGTCGCCGCTCAAACCGCGCCCCCCGTCATTGAAGAGGACGCCATGGAGGTCAGTGCCACGGCACTTGAAGAGACTCGCGGCCGCCAGGTCGATCTCGACCAGGCCCAACGCAATCTGGCCATGGATATGGCCGACGTCTTGCGCGATGAACCGGCGATTCAAATCGGCGGCGGCACCCGCAATGCCCAGCGCTTTTATCTGCGCGGCATTGAAGCGAGCAACCTGAATATCCGCATCGACGGCGCCTCCCAGGGACGCAACCTGTTTCAGCATCGCGGCGCAACCGGCGGCATGGATGCCGATCTGCTCAAGGCGGTTACCGTTGAAACCCTGCCCTCGTCAGATCAGGGCGGCGGTGGCCTGGGCGGCAGCATCACATTCGAAACCCTCGACGCCCAGGACCTGGCCACAGGTGATCGCCCGGTGGGCGCGCGGCTCAAGGTCAGCCACGGCAGTGTCGATGATGCCATCGCCGGTGCAGCGACGGGTTACGGCCTCTACGGCAACAGTGGTCTATTGGTACATATCAGTGGGGTCAATACCGAGGATTACACCAGTGGCGACGGCGACGAGGTGCATGGTTCGGCCGGACGCGACCGGGATTATTTCGCCAAGTTCAGTCTGGTGGATCAGGCCGGGCACAGCCTGCGCCTGAGCGCAGAAAAGAATGAAAACAGCGGCTTGTACCGCTGGGGTGCCGGTGACAGCAGCTACGATGATACCGCCACGCTCAACTATCAGATCAGCGAACGCCAGACTCAGGTGGTGGACTACCGCTACACCATGCCGTCCTCCACGCTGGTCGATGTTCGTCTCAACCTGTTTCACAACGAACAGTCTCTGGAAAACAGCGACAACAACACCGAAACGGAAACTGAAGGCTATGGCGGCGAGCTGCGCAACACCGCGCGTTTCGCTCTTGGCGTAACGGAGCATGAATTGACCGTGGGTGGGGATTTCTATCAGGAAGACGGCCGCTACGAATCGTCCGGCTCCAGTGTCGGTGACGACAATACCAGCGAGACTTTGGGCCTGTTCGTTCAGGAACGGATGACTCTCGGGCGGGTGCAACTGTCCGTCGGGGTGCGCTATGACGATTACTCCGCCGACTTCGGTTCGGAAACCATCGACGGCGATGAGCTGTCACCAAGTGCCGGTGCCAAATTTGACCTGGGCTACGGTCTGACCCTGTTCGGCGGCTATGGTGAGGCGGTGCGCACCAGCGGCATCGTCCCGGTGCAGTGGCTGGTGTCGGCAGTCGACGATGTCACCTTCAACCAGCAGCCGGGCAAAGACAGTTACGGCAAAAGCTTTGAACCGGAAACCTCGCAGCGTTACGAAGGTGGACTGCGCTTCGAACGGGACAACCTGCTGCGTCACGGAGATTTCTTTGAGGCCGAGCTGACCGTGTTCAGAACCGAAATCGACGATCTCATTGCTCAGGTCGGCGGTTCGCGTGGTGCTCCGGTCACCGGCTTTTACAACGATGACACCATTGAGGTCAACGGCTGGGAACTGCGCCTGGCGTGGCAACTGAGCGACTTTCGCACCAGCGTTTCGTACACCCGTGCCCGCGCCGAGGATGACGACGGCGATCTGATCGGCGCCAGTGTCGGCAACCGCACCGCCGCCACGACCGGCGACCGGTTGATGTGGGATACCTCCTGGCAAGTACGGCCAGACTTTTCCTGCGGCTACACTCTGGACGCCATGGCCGGTCTCGACAAGGACGACATCGACCGTAGCGGCTATGTGCTCCACCATCTCCAGGCCGAGTGGACCACATCAATTGACGGTTTGAGCGTGCAGCTGGCGGTACGCAACCTGTTTGACCGCCGCTACAGCGACCAGACCAGTGTCGGCACCGACAGCACCGCCGTGTACGAGCCGGGTCGCGATGTTCGCCTGGCCATGACCTATCACTTTTAA
- a CDS encoding SMC family ATPase, protein MQILSIHLKNIKSHRDTVLNFAPGINVLSGPNGVGKSTVFEAIGYALFGVDAQSFVGKVERFVSIGAKRGEIVVTFSVADENYQVSRTVGTPSKWLLAKEVGGDFEVEEHKDIKETEARLKELLGLDNGRSLAEQFELVIGPFQNEFLGPFVEKRPTTRRNKFDEILGIDSWRKTFSETNALQKAIKNRVEVLEGAIGPLKDQLAALPEKRVAHKTARQDHETTAKELTDKQQKLHQIGEQLKTLDDREQGLRQVAVEVDKLAERIDNGHEKITRQKTLIVEAEKSRQVVADTAAGKQAYEQAEQRLAGLREQQKQQRCIEQELAALTNQSSALTASIETETKGIAVARQELVAERAALQQKAETLIVAEPLQQQAEGLPQLREGIKQRRDQLGRLNGRRSGLEEGRDKLGEGVCPFFQEHCLNLAENPSADVFSVKLDALAGERSRLQEELLGLERQEAEAVKAHEQMQALMVQRKAVEEQIGQLAARGNELDRREAALTISQRELEALRQRLTAKQQELAAFASLAAEIETAEADVKLHQQARDLYVAHQGQAAKLEGLQAELDKFEAFLKQLQGELATKQQEQKTLAEHYDAKAHQALRDEKDGLGRDVGSLEMKLKSLAQDMTRLAAEIDALKAIEKEIVAKQAQIKAYGEKEELVKFLRNRVFNKVSASLSERFREEISQRANQIYRIIAEVDEELAWGDNYQVVLRDMVDGELRERADDQLSGGQTMSAVVALRLAMLQTIGARIAFFDEPTSNLDAARRENLAHAFRAIDVGKEEVTEHWYDQLFLISHDVAFTEVTDQMIDLERCDG, encoded by the coding sequence ATGCAAATTCTTTCCATCCATCTGAAAAATATCAAATCCCACCGCGACACCGTGTTGAACTTTGCCCCCGGCATCAATGTGCTGTCCGGCCCCAACGGCGTCGGCAAGAGTACCGTGTTTGAGGCGATCGGCTATGCGCTGTTCGGTGTGGATGCGCAGAGCTTTGTCGGCAAGGTGGAGCGGTTTGTCTCCATCGGCGCCAAGCGCGGCGAGATTGTCGTCACTTTTAGCGTGGCCGACGAAAACTATCAGGTCAGTCGTACTGTGGGCACGCCGAGCAAGTGGCTGCTGGCCAAAGAGGTCGGCGGTGATTTCGAGGTGGAGGAACATAAGGACATCAAGGAAACCGAGGCGCGGCTCAAAGAGCTGCTCGGGTTGGACAACGGCCGTTCACTGGCCGAGCAGTTTGAGCTGGTGATCGGCCCATTTCAAAATGAATTCCTCGGTCCGTTCGTTGAAAAACGACCGACGACGCGGCGCAATAAGTTTGATGAGATCCTCGGTATCGATTCGTGGCGTAAGACGTTCAGTGAGACCAATGCCCTGCAGAAAGCGATCAAAAACCGGGTTGAGGTGCTGGAGGGGGCGATTGGTCCGCTCAAGGATCAGCTGGCGGCGTTACCTGAAAAACGTGTTGCCCATAAAACCGCCAGGCAAGATCACGAGACAACGGCCAAAGAGCTGACCGATAAACAGCAGAAACTCCATCAGATTGGGGAGCAGCTTAAAACCCTTGATGATCGTGAGCAGGGTCTACGTCAGGTGGCGGTTGAGGTGGATAAGCTCGCCGAGCGCATTGACAACGGCCATGAAAAAATTACCCGACAGAAGACTCTGATCGTTGAAGCAGAAAAGTCACGCCAAGTTGTTGCCGATACTGCGGCTGGAAAACAGGCGTATGAACAGGCGGAGCAGCGGCTGGCTGGGTTGCGCGAACAACAGAAGCAGCAACGGTGTATTGAGCAGGAGCTGGCTGCCTTGACCAATCAGAGTTCCGCCCTGACCGCCAGCATTGAGACGGAGACCAAAGGGATTGCCGTAGCCCGTCAGGAACTGGTGGCAGAACGGGCTGCGCTTCAACAGAAAGCTGAGACGCTGATCGTTGCCGAACCGTTGCAACAGCAGGCCGAGGGTTTGCCGCAGTTGCGTGAGGGCATCAAGCAGCGGCGTGATCAGTTGGGCCGTCTGAATGGCCGTCGTTCCGGATTGGAAGAAGGGCGTGACAAGCTGGGTGAAGGAGTGTGCCCGTTTTTTCAGGAACACTGCCTGAACCTCGCTGAGAATCCGTCCGCCGATGTGTTTTCCGTCAAGCTGGACGCGCTGGCGGGGGAGCGCAGCCGCTTGCAGGAAGAGTTGCTTGGCCTGGAGCGGCAAGAGGCGGAAGCGGTGAAAGCCCATGAGCAGATGCAGGCGCTCATGGTGCAGCGCAAGGCTGTGGAAGAACAGATCGGGCAGTTGGCGGCGCGTGGTAACGAGCTGGATCGCCGCGAAGCCGCGCTGACGATTTCACAAAGAGAGCTTGAAGCGCTGCGGCAACGTCTGACAGCCAAGCAGCAAGAGCTGGCGGCCTTTGCCTCGCTCGCCGCAGAGATTGAAACGGCTGAAGCCGATGTAAAGCTTCATCAGCAGGCACGTGATCTTTACGTGGCCCATCAGGGACAGGCGGCCAAGCTGGAAGGATTGCAGGCCGAGTTGGACAAGTTTGAGGCGTTTCTGAAACAACTTCAGGGTGAACTGGCGACGAAACAGCAGGAACAGAAGACTCTCGCCGAACACTATGATGCTAAAGCGCATCAGGCCTTGCGTGACGAAAAGGATGGCCTTGGTCGTGACGTCGGTTCGCTGGAGATGAAGCTGAAAAGCCTGGCTCAGGACATGACGCGGCTGGCCGCTGAAATCGACGCCTTGAAGGCCATCGAAAAAGAGATTGTTGCCAAGCAGGCCCAGATCAAAGCCTACGGTGAGAAAGAGGAACTGGTTAAATTTCTGCGCAACCGGGTGTTCAATAAAGTGTCGGCATCCTTGTCGGAGCGCTTTCGCGAGGAGATCAGCCAGCGGGCCAATCAGATTTACCGCATTATTGCCGAGGTCGATGAGGAGCTGGCCTGGGGCGACAACTACCAGGTTGTGTTGCGCGATATGGTTGATGGTGAACTGCGTGAGCGCGCCGATGACCAGTTGTCCGGTGGCCAGACCATGAGTGCGGTGGTGGCTCTGCGCCTGGCCATGCTGCAAACCATTGGTGCGCGCATCGCCTTTTTTGACGAGCCAACCTCCAATCTCGATGCCGCCCGCCGCGAGAATCTGGCCCATGCGTTTCGCGCCATTGATGTCGGCAAAGAAGAGGTGACGGAACACTGGTATGATCAGCTGTTCCTGATCAGCCACGACGTGGCCTTTACTGAGGTGACCGACCAGATGATTGATCTGGAGCGTTGTGACGGATAG
- a CDS encoding Crp/Fnr family transcriptional regulator: MAGDGFCFTRMALFADVSAETLRRLAVSARQRSLPRGGIVAAEDVSCRIFLVLKGSVKMVRPSAGGDEALQQRLFPGDVFCLVSMVSGGHLCSYGEGLEASRLLSWPHELILELMDQDRQLCANVLLLLARQLEEERIKRCLAQCSNVASRIASFLLYRSKSESPSSQAPANDQIDLRPISLSAQELGIARETMSRTFSTLERQGVISCYRGLIKICDHERLRLIADGEQKEE, encoded by the coding sequence ATGGCTGGAGATGGATTTTGTTTTACCCGTATGGCGCTTTTTGCCGACGTCTCGGCCGAGACATTGCGGCGCCTGGCAGTGTCGGCACGGCAACGGTCTTTGCCGCGTGGCGGCATTGTCGCCGCCGAAGACGTGTCGTGTCGGATCTTTTTAGTGCTGAAAGGCAGTGTCAAAATGGTGCGGCCTTCCGCCGGAGGGGATGAAGCCCTTCAGCAGCGCCTTTTTCCGGGCGATGTTTTTTGTCTGGTGTCGATGGTGTCAGGCGGACATCTGTGCAGTTACGGTGAAGGCCTTGAAGCGAGTCGATTGCTGAGCTGGCCCCATGAGCTTATCCTTGAACTGATGGATCAGGACCGGCAGCTCTGCGCCAATGTTCTGCTTCTGCTGGCACGACAGCTTGAAGAGGAACGGATTAAACGCTGCCTGGCCCAGTGCTCGAATGTTGCCAGCCGGATTGCCTCTTTTCTGCTCTACCGGTCGAAAAGCGAATCACCGTCTTCGCAAGCGCCCGCCAACGATCAGATCGATCTGCGCCCCATTTCGTTAAGTGCTCAGGAACTCGGCATTGCGCGAGAAACCATGTCGCGCACATTTTCCACTCTCGAGCGTCAGGGCGTCATCAGTTGCTACCGTGGACTGATCAAAATTTGTGACCATGAACGTTTGCGCCTGATTGCGGACGGCGAGCAAAAGGAGGAATGA
- a CDS encoding GxxExxY protein: MFQHKELTDKIICCAYSVHNTLGTGFMEKVYENALKIELESVGLQVEQQVPIRVFYKEQPVGEYFADLVVEGKVILELKAVDGLSSIHELQLKNYLKGSRIDLGLLLNFGKKVDVRRKYVGTES, encoded by the coding sequence ATGTTTCAGCATAAAGAACTCACGGACAAGATCATTTGCTGCGCCTACTCCGTTCACAATACCCTTGGGACCGGGTTTATGGAAAAAGTGTACGAGAATGCCCTGAAGATTGAACTGGAATCCGTTGGCTTGCAGGTTGAGCAACAAGTTCCCATCCGAGTGTTTTATAAGGAGCAACCTGTTGGAGAGTATTTTGCCGATTTGGTTGTCGAGGGCAAGGTGATTTTGGAGCTGAAAGCGGTGGATGGGCTGTCCTCAATCCATGAATTGCAGTTGAAAAACTATCTTAAAGGATCGCGAATTGATCTGGGTTTGCTGCTAAATTTTGGCAAGAAAGTGGACGTGCGAAGAAAGTACGTGGGGACTGAAAGCTAA